In Treponema primitia ZAS-2, a genomic segment contains:
- a CDS encoding sensor histidine kinase: MFTLKHPRRLPCKLPAFFLLVFSPTLCAAAVPREQASAGIIPLIEQWMDVERAFYSGDTALPSIFAAFRENMENYMDSPLFRQYAGLPSGDQKETMGSLITAFAEATAAGRQVDAEAAAKGISAALVLWQYFESSVSDAVFARTYFLFALFMLIIGALILALWRIHRDLQHSRIQEQGAAAFSRAVIIAQETERSRISVELHDTVLQDLGRLKQLTEECGGERRGPLLAMEGNIMKTLRSVCQTIMPPDFSRLALADALYSITAEFRERTGIPCRVGISEGLTMEGLTAELQLQCYRLVQEAFTNIEKHAHAETAFLTLQNGRLGDRASLLICVADDGVGMEDTGHPLDYSRMGIRGMYERIGILKGTLSFNGDPGHGLTVRIEIPLGVPSKSSLLLPAEEP; the protein is encoded by the coding sequence ATGTTCACGCTGAAACACCCGCGACGCCTCCCTTGCAAGCTTCCGGCTTTTTTCCTTCTGGTTTTTTCCCCGACCCTCTGCGCCGCTGCCGTACCACGGGAACAGGCTTCCGCTGGGATCATTCCCTTGATCGAGCAGTGGATGGATGTGGAACGGGCCTTTTACTCAGGCGACACCGCTCTCCCTTCGATATTTGCCGCCTTTCGGGAAAATATGGAAAACTATATGGACTCTCCCCTTTTCCGCCAGTATGCAGGGCTGCCTTCCGGGGATCAGAAGGAAACCATGGGCTCCCTTATCACGGCCTTTGCCGAAGCTACTGCGGCAGGACGGCAGGTGGACGCGGAGGCCGCCGCGAAAGGCATAAGCGCCGCTCTGGTGTTGTGGCAATATTTTGAAAGCTCCGTATCCGATGCGGTTTTTGCCCGGACCTATTTTTTATTCGCCCTCTTTATGCTGATCATCGGCGCCCTGATACTTGCTCTCTGGCGCATACACCGGGACCTCCAGCATTCCCGCATACAGGAACAGGGGGCCGCCGCTTTTTCCCGGGCGGTGATCATTGCCCAGGAAACGGAACGGTCCCGGATTTCCGTGGAACTCCACGATACGGTTTTGCAGGATTTGGGGCGGCTGAAACAGCTTACCGAAGAATGCGGCGGGGAAAGGCGCGGGCCCCTGCTTGCCATGGAAGGGAACATTATGAAGACCCTCCGTTCTGTTTGCCAAACCATTATGCCCCCGGATTTCAGCCGCCTGGCCCTGGCGGATGCCCTCTATAGCATTACTGCGGAGTTTCGGGAGCGGACCGGGATTCCCTGCCGGGTGGGCATAAGCGAGGGGCTCACTATGGAAGGGCTCACTGCGGAGCTGCAGCTCCAGTGTTACCGCCTGGTTCAGGAGGCCTTCACCAATATTGAGAAACACGCCCATGCGGAAACAGCGTTCCTAACCCTGCAAAACGGGCGTTTGGGGGACCGGGCCAGCCTGCTTATCTGCGTAGCCGATGACGGCGTGGGCATGGAGGACACCGGCCATCCCCTGGACTATTCCCGCATGGGGATACGGGGAATGTATGAACGGATAGGAATACTAAAGGGAACCCTTTCCTTTAACGGCGATCCCGGGCACGGCCTTACGGTGCGGATAGAGATACCCCTGGGTGTTCCTTCTAAAAGCTCCCTTCTGTTACCTGCGGAGGAACCATGA
- a CDS encoding leucine-rich repeat domain-containing protein, producing the protein MFYAKISVGKDKYEIITPEEAIRHEIYYCLECDRPSSFVHPKDMRSHFRHLEANPDCSLSNADKNSLDLDKWFYCLYENEGVDYKKRWAASIEKLLNNGHIKWLKGQVRVVKPILYYININRENNTLSPDKLFLLLGILRTIKDDDAHAAFLSNIQIVRNDKELLISLIKNNADLLSDIPDNFKSIEEFYKLKLEADGYIINDGLLTKYTGSSEVVTVPDGVTSIGQGAFSLYSKPPPKPPPPKRFVIVIEAILKSQPLKNRRGFSVQPSITSITLPVSITSIEDRAFAGCRKLAAINIPEGVANIGNNAFYHCWSLSTITLPKGILSIGEGVFAYCTKLAAINIPEGVTNIGNYAFYHCTSLSTITLPKGIIGIGENAFVGCRNLSTITLPEGILSIGEGAFAYCGELAAINIPEGVTNIGNYAFYHCTSLSTITLPKGIIGIGENAFDGCMKLAAINIPEGIISIEEKAFADCGSLVTIFLPDSITNIGSSAFFRCNNLMEISIPKGVKIELTAFYGCPGKITVRE; encoded by the coding sequence ATGTTTTATGCAAAAATTTCTGTAGGTAAAGATAAATATGAAATAATCACTCCTGAAGAGGCGATTCGCCATGAAATTTATTATTGTTTAGAATGCGATCGTCCGTCATCTTTTGTTCATCCGAAAGATATGAGATCCCATTTCCGCCACCTAGAAGCAAATCCAGATTGTTCACTTAGTAACGCAGATAAAAACAGCCTTGATTTAGATAAATGGTTTTATTGTCTTTATGAAAATGAAGGTGTAGATTATAAAAAAAGATGGGCTGCATCAATTGAAAAATTATTGAATAATGGTCATATTAAGTGGCTAAAGGGCCAAGTACGTGTCGTTAAGCCAATTCTCTATTATATTAATATAAATAGAGAAAATAATACTTTGTCACCTGATAAGTTATTTTTATTATTGGGTATATTACGAACCATTAAAGATGATGATGCTCATGCAGCATTTCTTTCAAATATTCAAATTGTTCGTAATGATAAAGAATTATTGATATCATTAATAAAAAATAATGCGGATCTACTAAGTGATATACCAGATAATTTTAAAAGCATAGAAGAATTTTATAAGCTAAAATTGGAAGCAGACGGTTATATAATTAATGATGGGCTATTAACCAAGTATACTGGGAGTAGTGAGGTCGTAACAGTACCAGATGGCGTTACCAGTATCGGGCAGGGGGCATTTTCCTTATATTCGAAGCCACCCCCGAAGCCACCACCCCCGAAACGTTTCGTTATTGTTATTGAGGCGATTTTGAAATCGCAACCACTAAAAAACAGAAGAGGATTTTCCGTGCAGCCAAGCATAACATCCATAACTCTCCCGGTAAGTATTACTAGTATTGAGGATAGGGCGTTTGCCGGGTGTAGAAAACTAGCCGCCATTAACATCCCCGAAGGAGTTGCCAATATTGGAAATAATGCATTTTACCACTGTTGGAGCCTATCCACTATAACTCTCCCAAAGGGCATCCTTAGTATTGGCGAGGGGGTATTTGCTTATTGTACGAAACTAGCCGCCATTAACATCCCGGAAGGAGTTACTAATATTGGAAATTATGCATTTTACCACTGTACGAGCCTATCCACTATAACTCTCCCAAAGGGTATCATTGGTATCGGGGAAAATGCATTTGTCGGATGTAGAAACCTCTCTACCATTACCCTACCGGAAGGCATCCTTAGTATTGGCGAGGGGGCATTTGCTTATTGTGGGGAACTAGCCGCCATTAACATCCCGGAAGGAGTTACTAATATTGGAAATTATGCATTTTACCACTGCACGAGCCTATCCACTATAACTCTCCCAAAGGGTATCATTGGCATCGGGGAAAATGCATTTGACGGGTGTATGAAACTAGCCGCCATTAACATCCCGGAAGGCATCATCAGTATTGAGGAGAAGGCTTTTGCTGATTGTGGAAGCCTTGTTACTATTTTTCTCCCAGACAGCATTACAAATATTGGAAGTAGTGCCTTTTTTAGATGCAATAACCTCATGGAAATTAGTATACCAAAGGGCGTAAAAATTGAACTAACTGCTTTTTATGGTTGCCCTGGTAAGATAACAGTCAGGGAATAG
- a CDS encoding type II toxin-antitoxin system PemK/MazF family toxin, which produces MKRGEIWTLRDEEYASKARPVIIVQSDPGEFFNSVILCLFTTFESSHIPTRVHIIPDKTNGLQKDSFVMTEKLITIDKKELGEKIGVLTDEQMRQISRGLAKLLEIRKEDISD; this is translated from the coding sequence ATGAAGCGTGGTGAAATATGGACACTTAGGGACGAGGAATATGCCAGCAAGGCACGGCCGGTCATTATTGTTCAGTCCGATCCCGGGGAATTTTTTAATTCCGTCATTCTTTGTTTATTTACTACCTTTGAATCATCCCATATTCCGACAAGGGTTCATATAATTCCGGATAAAACAAACGGCTTACAGAAAGACAGTTTTGTCATGACGGAAAAGTTGATTACTATTGACAAAAAAGAACTTGGCGAAAAAATAGGCGTTTTAACTGATGAGCAAATGCGTCAAATTTCCCGCGGGCTTGCGAAGCTGCTTGAAATCCGTAAAGAGGATATTTCCGACTAA
- a CDS encoding protein kinase domain-containing protein, whose translation MKKSGINEKEYPSGKTLKTCALKTVKVGEKLGEGGQGAVYRVSYDGKPKALKWYFSGRISSPKKFYENLENNIKKGAPNAAFLWPLDITEPGAGAVNSGTFGYIMDLRPEGYKDFSRFLLAKEKFASLTALTNTALQIVEAFRELHNSGYSYQDLNDGNFFVNPKTGDVLICDNDNVAEYGKNLGIAGKCRYIAPEIVLGKALPSVHTDKFSLAVVLFLLLMYNHPLEGKKAFPPCMTEALERKIYGEEPVFIFDSEDDSNAPLPEINNNAIKRWPLYPAYIREKFCEAFSKKALGDPSFRVIEKDWLKVFIRLRSEIYKCDICGNVFFADPVKSTYCPDCRTEHLFQRHIELPKWDIAVHKRTRLYACHTELDSDDFKTLTAEITVNESGGFELKNLSKKTWLVIDAKGKQVSRGMNKTVPMEKGTQIVFGNVTAAIL comes from the coding sequence ATGAAAAAGAGCGGTATAAACGAAAAAGAATATCCTTCAGGCAAGACACTCAAAACCTGCGCCCTGAAAACGGTTAAGGTGGGAGAAAAACTCGGCGAAGGCGGACAGGGCGCGGTGTACCGGGTCAGTTACGACGGCAAGCCCAAGGCCCTCAAGTGGTATTTTAGCGGCAGGATAAGTTCGCCGAAAAAATTCTATGAGAACCTTGAAAACAACATTAAAAAAGGCGCCCCCAACGCCGCGTTTTTATGGCCCCTGGATATTACTGAACCAGGCGCCGGGGCCGTAAATAGCGGCACCTTCGGCTATATAATGGATCTGCGGCCGGAAGGGTATAAAGACTTTTCACGGTTTTTACTGGCAAAAGAAAAATTTGCAAGCCTTACCGCCCTTACCAACACGGCCCTTCAAATTGTGGAAGCCTTTCGGGAGCTGCACAATTCCGGCTACAGTTATCAGGATCTGAATGACGGCAACTTTTTTGTCAACCCTAAAACCGGGGATGTGCTTATCTGCGACAATGACAATGTGGCCGAGTACGGCAAAAACTTAGGCATCGCCGGTAAATGCCGTTACATTGCGCCGGAGATCGTTCTGGGCAAAGCGCTGCCCAGCGTACACACCGACAAGTTTTCCCTTGCGGTGGTACTGTTTCTGCTCCTTATGTACAATCACCCCCTGGAAGGGAAAAAGGCATTCCCGCCCTGTATGACCGAGGCACTGGAACGAAAAATTTACGGCGAAGAGCCGGTGTTTATTTTTGACAGCGAGGATGATTCAAACGCTCCCCTGCCGGAAATCAACAACAATGCGATAAAACGCTGGCCCCTGTATCCGGCATATATACGCGAAAAATTTTGCGAAGCCTTTAGCAAGAAAGCATTGGGCGATCCTTCATTCAGGGTTATCGAAAAAGACTGGCTCAAGGTTTTTATCCGTCTGCGCAGTGAAATTTACAAGTGCGATATCTGCGGCAATGTCTTTTTTGCCGATCCGGTCAAAAGTACCTATTGCCCTGACTGCCGAACGGAACATCTTTTCCAGCGGCATATTGAATTGCCCAAATGGGATATCGCGGTGCACAAACGTACACGCCTGTACGCCTGCCACACTGAATTGGACAGTGATGATTTTAAGACCCTTACTGCAGAAATCACCGTGAACGAAAGCGGAGGGTTTGAACTGAAAAACCTTTCCAAAAAAACATGGCTTGTGATAGATGCTAAGGGCAAACAGGTATCAAGGGGTATGAATAAAACTGTACCCATGGAAAAGGGAACGCAGATTGTATTCGGTAATGTTACCGCAGCAATCTTATAG
- a CDS encoding formylglycine-generating enzyme family protein, with protein MPCFAYTVIPKNKDKAVADNSFSITLANSINEQGADFLETGAFWDMLEKDANISVSTARLLRFCVETGFHHRVSAAGSSTDILLIARELQKDFFIAPDPAEAILTLLVSLLRPNNPELLPDTGPVYAAGIEDLHRLPPPGNAAPEDAFLFVKGKSFTMGKPGGSGYDHLKPHKVTVGSFYICEFPVRQNEYYQIAQYNPSYRIGAALPVTGVSWYNAVDYCNKRSIIEELQPAYRIDTMPDPQNILAFDAIKWTVSCNAEADGYRLPTDAEWECAYSLFQTDEYTREWCGDLWPVKINSYPQFARTWHKPLNSWDKGSEYPAGNDGPYIGSLSFRLARTAYEQ; from the coding sequence ATGCCCTGTTTTGCTTATACTGTGATACCAAAAAACAAGGACAAAGCGGTGGCGGATAATTCTTTTTCGATTACATTGGCAAACAGTATTAACGAGCAGGGCGCGGATTTTCTTGAAACCGGCGCTTTTTGGGATATGCTCGAAAAAGATGCCAATATATCCGTCTCAACGGCTCGGCTCCTCCGCTTCTGTGTTGAGACGGGGTTTCACCACAGGGTGAGCGCCGCAGGAAGCAGCACAGACATACTGCTCATTGCCCGGGAGCTGCAAAAAGACTTTTTTATAGCCCCTGATCCGGCGGAAGCTATACTTACCCTGCTTGTTTCTCTGCTCCGCCCCAATAATCCCGAGCTTCTGCCCGATACAGGGCCTGTTTATGCGGCGGGAATTGAGGACTTGCACCGGCTGCCCCCTCCGGGCAATGCGGCGCCGGAGGATGCCTTTCTTTTTGTAAAGGGCAAATCATTTACCATGGGTAAACCCGGCGGTTCAGGCTATGATCATTTAAAACCTCATAAAGTTACGGTGGGCTCCTTTTATATCTGCGAGTTTCCGGTAAGGCAGAATGAATATTACCAAATCGCGCAGTATAATCCCAGCTACCGAATCGGCGCCGCGCTGCCTGTTACCGGGGTAAGCTGGTACAACGCGGTGGATTACTGCAATAAACGCAGTATCATTGAAGAGTTGCAGCCTGCATATCGTATTGATACCATGCCTGATCCGCAGAATATCCTTGCCTTCGATGCCATCAAGTGGACGGTTAGCTGTAATGCCGAAGCTGACGGATACAGGCTCCCCACGGACGCCGAATGGGAGTGCGCCTATTCGTTGTTTCAAACCGATGAATATACCCGTGAATGGTGTGGGGATCTGTGGCCCGTCAAGATCAACAGCTATCCTCAATTTGCACGTACATGGCACAAGCCCCTGAACTCATGGGACAAGGGCAGCGAATACCCTGCCGGTAACGATGGGCCTTATATCGGTAGTTTAAGTTTCCGCCTGGCAAGGACAGCTTATGAGCAGTAA
- a CDS encoding 2'-5' RNA ligase family protein: MRINIALPLLRPFKDELDKKTGPLRKTLSKSSPHYRWLDREEWRVTLGYFGKVGDPIDVEHVCMAIEQEVLGFGLIVGVTGRFETFPKDQSYYGNRNTVGLTFEKGGDRIAELSGRIADKMNGLISNKYTQFKSPYITLVRKDRRRRPTLPNGRIKKLELEPLECRFNKVVIYISDKRISEGVYVLQRSARLI; the protein is encoded by the coding sequence ATGCGTATAAATATAGCGTTGCCTTTGTTGCGTCCTTTTAAGGACGAACTTGACAAAAAGACTGGGCCATTGAGAAAAACGTTGTCCAAGTCTTCGCCGCACTACAGGTGGCTGGACAGAGAGGAATGGCGGGTTACATTGGGGTATTTTGGAAAAGTAGGCGATCCTATTGATGTTGAGCATGTGTGTATGGCAATTGAACAAGAGGTGCTTGGGTTTGGCCTTATCGTAGGTGTTACGGGAAGATTTGAAACTTTTCCAAAAGATCAAAGTTATTATGGAAACAGAAATACCGTGGGGCTAACCTTTGAAAAGGGAGGCGATAGAATAGCAGAACTTTCAGGCAGAATTGCCGACAAAATGAACGGTTTGATATCAAATAAATATACCCAATTCAAGAGTCCCTATATTACTTTGGTGCGCAAAGATCGCCGTAGAAGGCCAACTTTGCCTAATGGCCGGATAAAGAAATTGGAATTAGAGCCTCTTGAGTGTAGATTTAATAAGGTTGTTATTTATATTTCTGATAAACGGATTTCTGAGGGTGTGTATGTACTGCAAAGATCGGCAAGGCTGATATGA
- a CDS encoding tyrosine-protein phosphatase has translation MKGERARVSTNFHEFRMGSIAPKTLYRSSHPITDADIKDAKAIAKYATKAKIAAVLNLNNTKAELKALAVFAPWYHDLYKADCIIALDMNFDYLSSRFCTKFRRGIQFMLTQSGPYLVHCYAGVDRTGFVCAVLGSLMGAKLREIVADYVASYNDSTMTRNEYKEYSQIIVDLFREMNGGGKISDKNLQSVAEDFLLHKVKLTRKELAGLKMILSINRK, from the coding sequence ATGAAGGGCGAAAGAGCGAGGGTATCAACCAATTTTCACGAATTCCGCATGGGCAGCATTGCGCCTAAAACACTGTACCGGAGCAGCCATCCCATAACAGACGCGGATATAAAAGATGCAAAGGCAATCGCCAAATACGCCACGAAGGCGAAGATAGCTGCGGTGTTAAATCTTAACAACACAAAAGCTGAACTTAAAGCGTTAGCCGTTTTTGCCCCCTGGTATCACGATCTTTATAAAGCTGATTGCATAATAGCCCTGGATATGAATTTTGACTATTTAAGCTCCCGCTTTTGCACTAAATTTCGCCGGGGTATACAATTTATGCTGACCCAGAGCGGGCCGTATCTTGTTCATTGTTATGCCGGGGTAGACCGGACAGGGTTTGTGTGCGCTGTCCTGGGATCTCTAATGGGGGCAAAACTCCGGGAAATTGTGGCCGATTATGTGGCTTCCTATAATGACAGTACCATGACCAGGAATGAATATAAAGAATATTCACAGATTATCGTTGATCTGTTCCGTGAAATGAATGGCGGCGGAAAGATAAGCGATAAAAATCTGCAAAGTGTTGCGGAAGATTTTCTTTTACACAAGGTAAAATTGACCAGGAAAGAACTTGCGGGGCTGAAAATGATACTATCAATTAATAGAAAATAG
- a CDS encoding response regulator transcription factor, with protein sequence MEQKDKDEYKRYRDALKRIGQKKTLVLIDSHTMFRELFVSWLIKTGERLWQTYDFSSGSEKLAALFEKKPPDYILLRMDFDMKEALDFLSLIEKQNTKARTVVYSDNTDYTHVRAAYYGSSGGFLSTNETTKDILHCFSAVEYGNKYIDVHNAQKMADAAEKVKSLLKKEQEVFTLVQQGFSNAEMAAQLGIGKHSVENYLSALYTKFGVENRKNLETL encoded by the coding sequence ATGGAACAGAAGGATAAGGATGAATATAAAAGGTACCGGGATGCCCTGAAAAGAATCGGGCAAAAAAAGACCCTGGTCCTTATTGATTCACACACCATGTTTCGGGAATTGTTTGTCTCCTGGCTGATAAAGACCGGGGAGCGTTTATGGCAGACCTATGATTTTTCATCGGGCAGCGAAAAATTAGCCGCCTTATTTGAAAAAAAGCCCCCGGATTATATTTTGCTCAGAATGGATTTTGATATGAAGGAGGCGCTTGATTTTCTTTCCCTCATTGAAAAGCAAAATACTAAAGCACGCACTGTGGTTTATTCGGACAACACCGATTATACCCATGTACGGGCTGCGTATTATGGATCATCCGGCGGTTTTTTGAGTACCAATGAAACAACAAAAGATATCCTTCACTGTTTTTCAGCAGTTGAATATGGGAACAAATACATAGACGTGCATAATGCACAAAAAATGGCGGATGCTGCGGAAAAAGTAAAGTCTTTGCTCAAAAAAGAGCAGGAAGTATTCACCCTTGTGCAGCAGGGTTTTTCCAACGCCGAGATGGCGGCCCAGCTTGGCATCGGCAAACACAGTGTGGAAAATTATTTGAGCGCCTTATACACCAAGTTCGGTGTGGAAAACCGCAAGAATCTGGAAACTTTGTAA
- a CDS encoding formylglycine-generating enzyme family protein, whose translation MSSNIPAIDTFAAILGDLIRDKGAGVLHSPQLKPLLADYTRREYKNEVALFLRIQDSPCAEKIMAASPSDLDGVALALVQFLQDEYALSGSAACLMIGTLSSSLRGVIPASITATPSNLKSWAAAPQLATQFPAHSSVNGGFIQIAPGSFIMGGDLPDVPKHSVAVGAFAIAQHPVTQAEFFTVMGYNPSYSYGADLPVEGLSWYEAVEYCNSRSVYDGLTPVYIIDKTKEAPPLRVLSWGEDPFNWIISADSSADGYRLPSEAEWEYTCRAGTLTDYNTGTRILSLGAACMKSCCPSPVGSFPPNNWGLYDMHGNINEWCSNRTYDGRCYYRGGSYRDNPNSMRSWKRGDPQRPWRTGCPAFIWSADYTDPHGGFIGPYGIRLVKN comes from the coding sequence ATGAGCAGTAACATCCCTGCAATTGATACCTTTGCGGCAATCCTTGGAGACCTTATCCGCGATAAGGGCGCGGGGGTATTACACAGCCCGCAATTAAAGCCCCTGCTTGCGGACTACACCCGCAGGGAATATAAAAACGAGGTAGCTCTTTTTCTTCGCATACAGGATTCTCCCTGCGCTGAAAAAATCATGGCGGCCTCCCCTTCCGACCTGGACGGCGTCGCCCTCGCTCTGGTTCAGTTTTTGCAGGATGAATATGCGCTCTCAGGTTCTGCTGCCTGTCTTATGATTGGGACTTTGAGTTCAAGTCTGCGCGGAGTAATACCCGCCTCTATCACTGCGACGCCCTCAAATTTGAAAAGCTGGGCAGCAGCACCGCAACTTGCAACGCAGTTTCCCGCGCATAGTTCTGTAAACGGCGGCTTTATACAGATTGCCCCGGGATCATTTATTATGGGCGGAGATTTGCCGGATGTTCCTAAACACAGCGTTGCTGTGGGCGCTTTCGCCATTGCCCAACATCCGGTAACACAAGCGGAGTTTTTTACAGTTATGGGGTATAACCCAAGCTATAGCTACGGCGCGGATCTTCCCGTAGAGGGCCTTAGCTGGTACGAGGCGGTGGAATACTGTAACAGCCGCAGCGTATATGACGGCCTTACCCCTGTGTATATCATTGATAAAACAAAGGAAGCGCCGCCCCTGAGGGTACTCAGTTGGGGGGAGGACCCCTTCAACTGGATTATCAGCGCCGATTCTTCCGCCGATGGCTACCGCTTGCCCTCGGAGGCTGAATGGGAGTATACCTGCCGCGCGGGTACGCTTACCGATTACAACACCGGTACCCGGATACTGTCCCTTGGCGCCGCGTGTATGAAGAGCTGCTGCCCTTCTCCGGTGGGGAGTTTTCCTCCGAATAATTGGGGCTTATACGACATGCACGGTAACATCAATGAATGGTGCAGTAACCGTACTTATGATGGCCGCTGTTATTACCGGGGCGGCTCATACAGGGATAACCCAAATAGTATGCGCTCCTGGAAAAGGGGTGATCCCCAAAGGCCCTGGAGAACGGGCTGTCCGGCTTTTATATGGAGCGCCGATTACACCGACCCGCATGGCGGCTTTATAGGCCCTTACGGGATACGGCTGGTAAAAAACTAA
- a CDS encoding DUF4116 domain-containing protein gives MSSEKTYQEWFAEASQDSFVLANMPPSMITPEICFEALKCPSPYNALMRTPKKLLTREFCLAAAQKTGDTLNYLKHIKKIDLMTPEICFAAVNTYGRALEHAPEAQKTPELCLAAVQQDPYALRYVPEQLKTKELCLVAFQKNHNTLQYMPENFITPELCLAAVKGSGYLILKEIPEKFKNEELCKSAVERDGVSLEYVPEKLKTAELCFAAVQKNGYALKSVPEKFKTPELCLTAVQNNSSALKSVPEKLKTAELCFIAVLNDNAAFQDVPQAIKAQVQQMLNDTPPEKAAPQAPPSAAEENEALTDIIDEIKTLINGGNPPTYLIPYLQPFAEEGYTEIQQILNALNSSKTKTKAPGSALFDTLGWAYQFADDSNNAIVVFTEAIKIDPKNSDLYYGRGFGYEYKEDYANAIADYTLSLKLKSDNDGSLSGRGRCYYETGQLKEALADLTKACKLVPADQYYKEQLEMVKAAL, from the coding sequence ATGTCAAGCGAAAAAACATATCAGGAATGGTTTGCCGAGGCGAGCCAGGATTCATTTGTACTGGCAAATATGCCCCCTTCGATGATAACACCGGAAATTTGCTTTGAGGCTTTAAAGTGTCCCAGCCCTTACAATGCATTAATGCGAACGCCCAAAAAATTATTAACCAGGGAATTCTGCCTTGCGGCCGCACAGAAAACAGGGGATACCCTGAATTATCTGAAACATATAAAAAAAATAGACCTCATGACACCGGAAATTTGTTTTGCCGCTGTTAATACCTACGGACGAGCATTGGAGCATGCGCCGGAAGCGCAAAAAACGCCGGAACTCTGTCTTGCCGCTGTTCAACAAGACCCTTATGCGCTTCGATATGTACCGGAGCAATTAAAAACAAAGGAACTCTGCCTGGTTGCTTTTCAAAAAAATCATAACACGCTCCAATATATGCCGGAAAATTTCATCACTCCGGAATTATGCCTTGCTGCGGTTAAAGGAAGCGGGTACTTGATTTTAAAAGAAATACCGGAAAAATTTAAAAATGAGGAACTTTGCAAAAGCGCCGTAGAGCGGGACGGTGTTTCCCTTGAGTATGTGCCCGAAAAATTAAAAACTGCGGAACTCTGCTTTGCTGCGGTACAGAAAAACGGCTATGCCCTTAAAAGCGTACCGGAAAAGTTTAAAACGCCGGAACTCTGCCTTACCGCAGTACAGAATAACAGCTCTGCTCTTAAAAGCGTACCGGAAAAATTAAAAACTGCGGAATTGTGTTTTATTGCGGTACTGAACGACAACGCTGCCTTTCAAGATGTGCCCCAGGCAATCAAAGCGCAGGTTCAACAGATGCTGAACGATACGCCGCCTGAAAAAGCCGCGCCCCAGGCGCCTCCCTCGGCAGCCGAAGAAAATGAGGCTCTTACAGACATCATTGATGAAATCAAAACGCTTATCAACGGAGGGAATCCCCCAACCTATCTCATTCCCTATTTACAGCCCTTTGCTGAAGAAGGGTATACGGAAATTCAGCAAATCCTGAACGCACTGAATTCTTCAAAAACAAAGACAAAGGCACCCGGCTCCGCTCTTTTTGATACCCTCGGCTGGGCGTATCAATTTGCAGATGATAGTAACAACGCTATTGTTGTTTTCACCGAAGCTATCAAAATTGATCCAAAAAATTCCGATTTGTATTATGGACGCGGCTTCGGATACGAATATAAAGAAGATTATGCCAACGCAATCGCGGATTACACACTAAGTTTAAAACTAAAGAGCGATAACGACGGTAGTTTATCTGGCCGCGGCAGATGTTATTACGAAACAGGTCAATTAAAAGAGGCCCTGGCGGATTTAACCAAGGCCTGTAAACTCGTTCCTGCGGATCAGTATTACAAAGAGCAATTGGAAATGGTAAAAGCCGCCCTTTAG
- a CDS encoding response regulator transcription factor yields the protein MNTLVLIDDHTMMRRGLASYFTQTGRWQVLGEAGSQEEALALFETLSPGPLPGIILLDIDLHGSWGLDLIPRLRNYYEQKPPALIYSVYEDYAHVKAAIRAEAAGYVCKSQGEAELEMAMDAVLQGRIFFAPHLIVKMDAVSDILLCLTKRERQIFGMVQRSYSNRQIAEELVVSVRTIENNLSIIYDKTGVPGRKELEKL from the coding sequence ATGAATACCCTTGTCCTTATCGACGACCACACCATGATGCGCCGCGGCCTGGCCAGCTATTTTACTCAGACCGGCCGCTGGCAGGTACTGGGGGAAGCAGGATCCCAGGAAGAAGCGCTTGCCCTTTTTGAAACCCTCTCCCCAGGCCCCCTGCCCGGGATCATACTCCTGGACATCGATCTTCATGGTTCCTGGGGGCTCGATCTTATTCCCCGGCTCCGAAACTATTACGAACAAAAGCCCCCGGCGCTTATCTATTCTGTTTATGAGGACTACGCCCATGTAAAGGCCGCCATCCGCGCTGAAGCCGCAGGATATGTGTGCAAGTCCCAGGGGGAAGCGGAACTGGAAATGGCCATGGATGCGGTCCTGCAGGGCCGGATTTTCTTTGCCCCCCATCTGATCGTTAAGATGGACGCCGTCTCTGATATACTGCTCTGCCTCACCAAACGGGAGCGGCAGATCTTCGGCATGGTCCAGCGTTCATACAGCAACCGCCAAATCGCCGAGGAACTTGTGGTCTCTGTGCGTACCATTGAAAACAACCTGAGCATTATCTATGATAAGACCGGGGTTCCCGGCCGCAAGGAATTGGAAAAACTGTGA